One window of Marinomonas primoryensis genomic DNA carries:
- a CDS encoding DODA-type extradiol aromatic ring-opening family dioxygenase: protein MLPTYFISHGGGPWPYIPDMRAMFAHLETALADMPNQLKEKPKAVLMISGHWERKTFGVQSNPTPGMEYDYSGFPAHTYDVKYAAPGSPEVASRVAALIKNAGFAVELDDKKGFDHGAFTPMEVMYPKADVPLVQLSLKSNLDPEEHLALGRALKLLREEGVLIVGSGLSYHNLRMMGPQAKVPSTAFDTWLQNALMHTTPEQRTQSLVDWEQAPYARICHPREDHLIPLMVAVGAAENAQATCVYHEKGVFGGTTASSFRFD, encoded by the coding sequence ATGTTACCGACTTATTTTATTTCCCACGGCGGCGGCCCTTGGCCTTACATTCCAGACATGCGTGCGATGTTTGCTCATCTTGAAACTGCGCTCGCAGATATGCCAAATCAGCTTAAAGAAAAACCCAAAGCCGTTCTGATGATTTCTGGTCATTGGGAACGTAAAACCTTTGGCGTTCAATCCAATCCAACGCCGGGTATGGAATACGATTACTCCGGTTTTCCGGCACATACTTATGACGTTAAATACGCCGCACCAGGTTCCCCAGAAGTGGCTTCAAGAGTGGCTGCGTTGATAAAAAACGCTGGCTTTGCAGTGGAACTTGATGACAAAAAAGGCTTTGACCATGGTGCGTTCACGCCGATGGAAGTCATGTACCCAAAAGCGGATGTCCCTTTGGTACAATTGTCGCTCAAATCTAATCTTGATCCAGAGGAGCATTTGGCACTTGGTCGTGCACTGAAACTATTGCGTGAAGAAGGTGTATTGATCGTCGGTAGCGGCTTGAGTTATCACAATCTACGCATGATGGGGCCGCAAGCCAAAGTCCCGTCAACAGCGTTTGATACCTGGTTACAAAATGCCTTGATGCACACAACGCCAGAGCAAAGAACACAGTCATTAGTCGATTGGGAGCAGGCGCCTTACGCGCGAATTTGTCATCCAAGAGAAGATCACTTAATACCACTCATGGTCGCTGTTGGTGCCGCAGAAAACGCACAAGCCACGTGTGTTTATCATGAAAAAGGCGTTTTCGGCGGAACGACCGCATCGAGCTTTCGGTTTGATTAA
- a CDS encoding phytanoyl-CoA dioxygenase family protein, which translates to MTTTELSKLEDFQNKGVLKLSNVIDIEKVVDVRTHFWHEINRKFGINVDEPSTWFSDTNNPVGNARAKRLNGMGSIMRDLKASGKLDEIEHAIQPAIDHVFGAHAWRPLDLWYSLLSFPGSETVWNVPHQSWHNDEPTVVGDAEPWSLFVFVFLDNVSADMGATTVVSGSHRRIASLAKVLGTSNNEALINAFESVNSGLFENPKDVTLLPMDQVLEPLIQEDPWFQALVNEGPPDKRIQRFIEEGSTHNSFEQKVVPLTGVAGDIIVFDPRCLHTFSANISNLPRQVLRLDFRRQ; encoded by the coding sequence ATGACAACGACTGAATTATCTAAACTTGAAGACTTCCAAAACAAAGGGGTACTTAAACTCTCCAATGTCATCGATATTGAAAAGGTTGTCGATGTACGAACCCATTTTTGGCATGAAATTAACCGCAAATTTGGCATTAATGTCGATGAACCTAGCACCTGGTTTTCCGATACTAACAACCCTGTCGGAAACGCTCGCGCAAAACGATTGAACGGTATGGGCTCGATTATGCGAGATCTCAAAGCATCGGGTAAATTGGACGAAATAGAACATGCGATCCAGCCTGCTATCGATCATGTATTTGGCGCTCACGCATGGCGCCCTCTGGATCTTTGGTATTCTTTATTGAGTTTTCCAGGATCCGAGACGGTTTGGAATGTGCCCCATCAATCTTGGCATAATGATGAACCCACTGTGGTGGGAGACGCCGAACCTTGGAGTTTATTTGTCTTTGTATTTCTCGATAATGTGAGCGCGGACATGGGAGCCACAACCGTCGTTTCAGGATCGCACCGCCGTATAGCGTCTCTCGCCAAAGTACTCGGCACATCCAATAACGAAGCGTTAATAAACGCCTTTGAATCGGTGAATAGCGGACTTTTTGAAAACCCTAAAGACGTAACTCTATTGCCTATGGATCAGGTTTTAGAACCGCTAATTCAAGAAGACCCTTGGTTCCAAGCGCTGGTTAACGAAGGCCCCCCTGATAAACGCATCCAACGATTCATAGAGGAAGGCAGTACGCATAATAGTTTCGAACAAAAAGTCGTCCCATTAACTGGCGTGGCTGGTGATATCATTGTGTTTGATCCACGCTGCCTTCACACTTTTTCAGCGAATATTTCCAACCTTCCTCGACAAGTATTACGACTCGATTTTAGGCGCCAATGA
- a CDS encoding glutathione S-transferase family protein, producing the protein MKLIIGNKNYSSWSLRGWLALKAFDVPFEEIKLSLFSDEFYTELAKHSPVGKVPVLVDGDLSVWDSLAICEYINETYLDGKGWPVDKSKRAVARSVVADMHSGLFGIRTEMPMNCRARRHVELSDQAKKEVATLDALWSKLRAENAQNGDYLFGKFSLADAFFAPVMFRFKTYGIALSAAASDYQTTMLMHPAMQEWLDDAIAETDVYAAGEIGEAV; encoded by the coding sequence ATGAAACTCATTATCGGCAACAAAAATTATTCCTCTTGGTCTTTACGAGGCTGGTTGGCATTAAAAGCCTTCGATGTTCCATTTGAAGAAATAAAGCTCAGTTTGTTTAGCGACGAATTCTATACAGAACTTGCTAAACACTCTCCTGTGGGTAAAGTGCCGGTTTTGGTAGATGGCGATTTGAGCGTGTGGGATTCTCTTGCCATTTGCGAATACATTAATGAAACCTATTTAGACGGAAAGGGCTGGCCAGTAGACAAGAGCAAACGAGCCGTGGCACGCTCTGTTGTTGCGGACATGCATTCTGGACTGTTTGGTATTCGCACTGAGATGCCAATGAACTGCCGAGCACGACGTCATGTCGAACTGAGCGATCAAGCCAAAAAAGAAGTCGCCACGCTGGATGCGCTTTGGTCAAAATTACGCGCCGAAAACGCACAAAACGGCGACTATTTGTTCGGCAAATTCAGCTTAGCCGATGCCTTTTTCGCGCCTGTTATGTTTCGTTTTAAAACGTATGGCATCGCGTTGTCGGCAGCGGCAAGTGACTACCAAACTACCATGCTCATGCACCCAGCGATGCAAGAATGGCTTGACGATGCCATCGCCGAAACCGACGTCTACGCCGCAGGTGAAATAGGCGAAGCCGTTTAG
- a CDS encoding LysR family transcriptional regulator codes for MDIDALRSFIAFVDTGSFTRAAKQTFRTQSAISMQMKRLEEDTGHSLFVKEGRNLALTEQGQQLVSYARRLVSLHDEALGHFSAHLQHPPLTIGCPDDYAESILPSMVDFIRRELPQQSLRIVCDCSTQLRLMLDQGKIDIAILTRSPDAEEGYLLKHDIGVWVKGDDATYAEIENQTPLSLLLYEPDCKFHSTAIDGLEKQGREYRLVCSSSSATAIKSLLRRGQGISAMAVSSVSYGLDIIENSNLPALPSVDIVLAVAPVPHPVFGSHLAAKLSQRFFQEKH; via the coding sequence ATGGATATTGATGCACTTCGTAGTTTCATTGCGTTTGTCGACACGGGTAGTTTTACGCGTGCAGCCAAGCAAACTTTTCGCACACAAAGCGCCATCAGCATGCAAATGAAACGGCTCGAAGAAGACACGGGTCACAGCTTGTTTGTGAAGGAAGGGCGAAATCTCGCGCTGACGGAACAAGGTCAGCAATTGGTGAGTTATGCCAGACGACTGGTGTCATTACACGATGAAGCGCTTGGGCATTTTTCGGCGCATTTACAGCATCCACCTTTAACCATTGGCTGCCCAGACGACTACGCCGAATCGATTTTACCATCCATGGTGGATTTCATTCGACGGGAGCTTCCTCAACAAAGCCTGCGCATTGTTTGTGATTGCAGCACACAATTGCGTTTGATGTTGGATCAAGGAAAGATAGATATCGCCATTTTGACTCGTTCACCAGATGCTGAAGAAGGGTATTTGCTTAAGCACGATATAGGCGTTTGGGTAAAAGGCGACGATGCAACCTACGCAGAAATAGAAAACCAAACGCCGCTCTCTTTGCTCTTGTACGAACCGGATTGCAAGTTCCACAGCACGGCCATTGATGGTTTGGAAAAACAAGGTCGAGAATATCGGTTGGTGTGCAGCAGTTCCAGCGCGACGGCAATAAAAAGTTTATTACGACGTGGTCAAGGTATCAGTGCGATGGCGGTTTCCAGTGTTTCCTATGGATTGGACATTATTGAAAATTCGAACCTGCCGGCCTTACCATCTGTCGATATTGTACTCGCGGTGGCACCTGTTCCTCATCCTGTATTTGGATCGCATTTGGCGGCCAAATTGAGCCAACGTTTTTTTCAGGAAAAACATTAG
- a CDS encoding LysR family transcriptional regulator gives MKALLNHLSHLYLFQEVIRLGSFQAAAIQCNLPRSSVSKKIQQLEAHLGQRLIQRSSRKLSLTEAGVSLLDASQPLKALIEDSQRVMEDLDFTPSGKVKISCSSLIGQHYLLPLFSQLREQYPNISLELSLSDKYIDLIEEQVDIAIRIGHLPNSSLVARKIGEKRWGWYASPEYLEIYGTPTHPNELSDHQCLVFKNSNIELKNWPFDNGDGRIESIQIQSNITTDDSRALVEMARLGLGIVMIDPLLIRKDIEQKALIPILTDWKHPSTDPINLVCLGRNYRSRASTSIWEALYQTLKFD, from the coding sequence ATGAAAGCCTTACTGAACCACCTTTCTCATCTGTATTTGTTTCAGGAAGTGATCCGCTTAGGAAGCTTTCAAGCCGCCGCTATACAATGCAATCTACCACGTTCGTCGGTGAGTAAAAAAATCCAGCAACTCGAAGCTCACTTAGGGCAAAGACTCATTCAACGAAGCTCACGTAAATTAAGCCTAACAGAAGCGGGGGTATCCTTATTAGATGCCAGTCAGCCACTTAAAGCTCTAATAGAAGACTCACAACGAGTCATGGAAGATCTAGATTTCACACCATCGGGAAAGGTAAAAATCAGCTGCTCTTCGCTCATTGGTCAACATTATTTGTTACCTTTATTTAGCCAACTACGAGAGCAATATCCTAATATTTCACTAGAACTGAGTTTAAGCGACAAATATATAGACCTGATTGAAGAACAAGTAGACATTGCCATCCGAATTGGGCACTTGCCAAATTCATCCCTAGTAGCAAGAAAAATAGGCGAGAAACGCTGGGGCTGGTACGCAAGTCCAGAGTACCTTGAAATATACGGCACTCCGACACACCCAAATGAATTAAGCGACCATCAATGTTTAGTCTTTAAAAACAGCAACATAGAGTTAAAAAATTGGCCTTTCGATAATGGTGATGGCCGAATAGAAAGCATTCAAATACAGAGTAACATTACAACAGATGATAGCAGAGCGCTTGTTGAAATGGCTCGCTTAGGGCTAGGAATCGTCATGATTGACCCATTGCTCATCCGCAAAGACATTGAGCAAAAAGCACTTATTCCTATACTGACCGACTGGAAACACCCTAGTACAGACCCAATCAATCTAGTCTGTTTAGGGCGCAACTATCGCAGTCGCGCTTCCACTAGTATCTGGGAAGCGCTTTATCAAACACTCAAGTTTGATTAG
- a CDS encoding SDR family NAD(P)-dependent oxidoreductase: MNQKTFLITGATSGIGFTLAKHCIDLGHNVIITGRDQSKLDRVSVALGVTGYLVDNADMGQIRWLGETLKSEGKVIDGVVLNAGIFYPDVFSETTPDAFDTTMTINTKGPFFTLQALLPSLAKPASVVFISSIAVTKSFEGCATYAASKAAFEAIVRVANMELANTEVRINIVRPGVTATEIQSKAGMTKEQEDSLFESLRATPLGRGLNSADHVGAIMYLLGDDSIALRNAVIEVEGGYLL; the protein is encoded by the coding sequence ATGAACCAAAAAACATTTCTTATTACAGGTGCGACATCGGGTATCGGTTTTACATTAGCTAAGCATTGTATCGATTTGGGGCATAACGTGATTATTACTGGTCGAGACCAATCTAAGTTGGATCGAGTGTCAGTGGCGCTTGGTGTGACTGGGTATCTTGTAGACAACGCGGATATGGGACAAATTCGCTGGTTAGGTGAAACCTTAAAAAGCGAAGGCAAAGTAATTGATGGTGTTGTATTAAATGCTGGTATTTTTTACCCCGATGTCTTTTCTGAAACGACGCCAGACGCATTTGATACAACCATGACAATTAATACTAAAGGACCTTTTTTCACCTTACAGGCGCTTCTACCTAGTCTCGCGAAACCGGCTAGTGTGGTGTTTATTTCCAGTATTGCGGTGACAAAAAGCTTTGAAGGTTGTGCCACGTACGCTGCCAGTAAAGCGGCATTTGAGGCAATAGTTCGTGTGGCGAATATGGAATTGGCGAACACAGAAGTGCGAATTAATATCGTACGTCCAGGTGTGACGGCGACAGAAATTCAATCTAAAGCCGGCATGACGAAAGAGCAGGAAGACTCTTTGTTTGAAAGCCTTCGGGCAACGCCATTAGGTCGCGGGTTAAACTCGGCTGACCATGTCGGTGCTATTATGTACCTATTGGGTGATGATTCTATCGCTCTGCGAAATGCAGTGATAGAAGTGGAAGGTGGTTACCTTCTTTAA
- a CDS encoding ABC transporter substrate-binding protein: MRYNKKKIALAALPFAVMLHSANIWADAYSDAAEKWVDNEFTVSTLNKKQQLDEMHWFTDAAKKFRGMEINVASETLTTHQYESQVLAKAFEEITGIKVNHDLIQEGDVVEKLQTQMQSGRNIYDAYVNDSDLIGTHFRYGKVVPISDMMMGDGKDYTLPTLDLADFIGLDFTTGPDGKLYQLPTQQFANLYWFRADWFARPDLKAKFKSIYGYELGVPVNWSAYEDIAEFFTDKVKTIDGERIYGHMDYGKKDPSLGWRFTDAWFSMAGAGDKGTPNGLPVDEWGIRIKDACSPVGSSVSRGGATNGPAAVYATTKYVDWLRKYAPPEAQGMTFSESGPVPAQGGIAQQIFWYTAFTADMTTKGLPVVNEDGTPKWRMAPSPVGPYWEEGMKKGYQDVGAWTFMNSTPDDRRLAAWMYAQFTTSKTVSLKKTLVGLTPIRESDINSPEMAAAAPKLGGLVEFYKGPARKQWSPTGINVPDYPKLAQLWWQYISQAASGEATPQEALNGLAAAQDKVMERLERANVQPLCGPKMNTPRDEAYWLAQPGSPKPKLANEKPQGVTVSYDDLIRSWE, encoded by the coding sequence ATGCGCTACAATAAGAAGAAAATTGCACTAGCCGCCTTACCCTTTGCTGTTATGTTGCACTCTGCCAATATTTGGGCCGATGCATACTCTGACGCAGCAGAAAAATGGGTAGATAACGAATTTACTGTTTCCACGTTGAATAAAAAACAACAGCTTGACGAAATGCACTGGTTTACCGACGCCGCGAAAAAATTCCGCGGTATGGAAATCAATGTTGCGTCAGAAACCCTAACAACGCACCAATACGAGTCTCAAGTATTAGCCAAAGCTTTCGAAGAAATCACTGGCATTAAGGTCAACCATGACCTTATTCAAGAAGGTGACGTCGTCGAAAAACTGCAAACGCAAATGCAGTCTGGTCGTAATATCTATGATGCTTACGTAAACGACTCTGATTTGATCGGTACGCATTTCCGTTACGGTAAAGTCGTTCCTATCTCTGACATGATGATGGGTGATGGTAAAGATTACACGTTGCCAACACTGGATCTTGCCGACTTTATCGGTTTAGATTTCACGACAGGCCCAGATGGTAAACTTTACCAATTGCCAACACAGCAGTTTGCTAACCTTTATTGGTTCCGTGCTGACTGGTTTGCTCGCCCTGACCTAAAAGCGAAATTCAAATCTATTTACGGCTACGAACTTGGCGTACCAGTAAACTGGTCTGCTTACGAAGACATCGCTGAATTCTTCACTGATAAAGTGAAAACCATCGATGGCGAACGCATTTATGGACACATGGATTACGGTAAAAAAGATCCGTCTCTTGGCTGGCGTTTCACCGATGCTTGGTTCTCTATGGCGGGTGCGGGTGATAAGGGTACACCAAATGGTTTGCCTGTGGATGAATGGGGTATTCGTATCAAAGATGCGTGTTCACCTGTTGGTTCAAGCGTCTCTCGTGGCGGTGCTACCAATGGCCCAGCGGCCGTTTATGCAACGACAAAGTACGTAGACTGGTTGCGTAAGTACGCGCCACCAGAAGCGCAAGGCATGACATTCTCTGAATCTGGTCCTGTACCAGCTCAAGGTGGCATCGCTCAGCAAATCTTCTGGTACACCGCGTTTACGGCTGACATGACGACTAAAGGTCTTCCTGTTGTAAACGAAGATGGCACTCCGAAATGGCGCATGGCACCATCTCCTGTTGGGCCATATTGGGAAGAAGGCATGAAAAAAGGCTATCAAGACGTTGGCGCTTGGACCTTCATGAACTCAACGCCAGACGATCGTCGTCTAGCGGCATGGATGTACGCTCAGTTCACAACATCTAAAACAGTCTCTTTGAAGAAAACCTTAGTAGGTCTAACGCCTATTCGTGAGTCGGATATCAACTCACCTGAAATGGCGGCTGCAGCACCTAAATTGGGTGGCTTAGTAGAGTTCTACAAAGGACCAGCTCGTAAACAGTGGTCTCCAACTGGAATTAACGTACCTGATTATCCTAAGCTAGCTCAGCTTTGGTGGCAGTACATTTCTCAAGCAGCCAGTGGCGAAGCGACACCTCAAGAAGCCTTGAACGGTCTAGCAGCGGCACAAGACAAAGTAATGGAACGTTTAGAGCGTGCTAACGTACAGCCTCTATGTGGACCAAAAATGAATACGCCACGTGACGAAGCTTACTGGTTGGCTCAACCAGGTTCGCCAAAACCGAAATTGGCGAATGAAAAACCACAAGGCGTTACTGTTTCCTATGACGATTTAATTCGCTCTTGGGAATAA
- a CDS encoding DUF2160 domain-containing protein has protein sequence MAWMSWTLPTALFFIGIAVILVGMTTWQIVSPCVERRGFLPLATTRGDRLFIGLLSSAFIHLAFVALTDVNIAVVTVLCAFWMIILMRWG, from the coding sequence ATGGCTTGGATGTCTTGGACATTACCTACTGCTCTATTCTTTATCGGCATTGCTGTGATCTTGGTCGGTATGACCACATGGCAAATTGTCTCACCTTGTGTGGAACGTCGTGGTTTTTTACCACTGGCAACCACTCGAGGAGATCGCTTATTCATAGGCCTGCTCAGCAGCGCCTTTATCCACCTCGCATTCGTTGCTTTAACGGATGTGAACATCGCGGTGGTAACCGTCCTGTGCGCATTTTGGATGATTATCCTAATGCGTTGGGGCTAG
- a CDS encoding carbohydrate ABC transporter permease: MTQSSTPISHNNDSHGGASHGYKVTKEQAPVYSRAERKARNANTRGRFGLVLYVILLLLPIYWLINMSFKTNTEILSGLSFFPADFTWENYAKIFSDSTWYMGYVNSIFYVSMNMVISLLVALPAAYAFSRYKFIGDKHMFFWLLSNRMAPPAVFLLPFFQLYSSVGLFDTHIAVALAHCIFTVPLAVWILEGFMSGVPREIDETAYIDGYSFPKFFVRIFIPLIRSGIGVTAFFCFMFSWVELLLARTLTSVDAKPIAAIMTRTVSASGMDWGLLAAAGVLTILPGMLVIYFVRNHVAKGFALGRV; encoded by the coding sequence ATGACTCAATCATCAACACCTATATCACACAATAATGATTCTCATGGAGGAGCATCACACGGCTATAAAGTCACCAAGGAGCAAGCCCCGGTTTATAGCCGTGCGGAGCGTAAAGCCCGCAATGCAAATACTCGCGGCCGCTTTGGTCTGGTGCTCTATGTGATTTTGTTGCTATTGCCTATTTATTGGCTCATCAACATGTCATTTAAAACCAATACTGAAATTCTCAGCGGCTTGTCTTTCTTCCCTGCAGATTTCACTTGGGAAAACTACGCCAAGATTTTTAGTGATTCAACGTGGTACATGGGTTACGTCAACTCGATTTTTTACGTTTCCATGAATATGGTCATTAGCTTATTGGTCGCATTACCTGCTGCTTACGCCTTTAGCCGCTATAAGTTTATTGGTGATAAGCACATGTTCTTCTGGTTGCTTTCAAACCGTATGGCACCACCAGCGGTGTTCTTACTGCCTTTCTTCCAGCTGTACTCTTCAGTCGGCTTGTTCGATACACACATTGCGGTGGCACTGGCTCATTGTATTTTCACCGTGCCTCTAGCTGTGTGGATCTTGGAAGGCTTTATGAGTGGCGTGCCTCGTGAAATTGACGAAACCGCCTATATCGATGGTTACTCTTTTCCAAAATTCTTTGTGCGTATCTTCATTCCTTTGATTCGCTCTGGTATCGGTGTGACGGCATTCTTTTGCTTCATGTTCTCTTGGGTAGAGCTGCTATTGGCGCGTACGTTAACGTCGGTCGATGCCAAACCTATCGCCGCTATTATGACGCGTACCGTTTCGGCTTCAGGAATGGATTGGGGTCTTCTCGCTGCGGCGGGTGTGCTTACTATTCTGCCAGGAATGTTGGTCATTTATTTCGTTCGTAACCATGTCGCGAAGGGCTTTGCCCTTGGTCGAGTGTAA